The sequence GAGGGTATCATAACCAGACCGGACCAGCCGAGTCGAATCGGGTGTCAAAACAGTCAGAGCAAGAAATTGGGCGCCAGATCCAGATCCAGATCCAGAGCCAGAGCCAGGTCCGAATTTAGGTACGACAAAAAGTCAGACCCAAATAGGGTGCCGAAACCGAATGGAACGTTCAAGGTCAAGCAAAGAATAGCATCCATCAGCACTCTTTCCGCCACTCGAAGCAAATCCACTCACTCGGCTGATGCATATCACACAGATCCGGAATATGCTCAAACATCCACCCCTGGACACCCACCACGACAAAACACGAGACCAGACTCGCAATCACTTGCGAGAGGTACATCAATCGCGGAGGGACCTCTGTTGGATCGCGCGGTTAGCTATTATTAGAGGGGTGCGCTATCGTAATCGTACTCATATAGTGTCCAAGCTCTACCATGACCGAAACGGCTGGGTTAGATTTTGCCCAGGTGGAGGGTGTTTTTGGCTAGACTTACTGAGATCAGAGACGAATGCTAGGGCCTGCGTCATTGCTGTTCTCGCGCATTAATACTGCCCATAACAAGGAGAGGGGACGGCACCCACTGATATACCCAAATGTCTTGAATATCATCATCGCGACCGGTTTACCGGGCAACATGTACCCGACAATCAGTTCTGTAATCACACTGTCCACCATGCATCAGTAAACCAAGCctagaagaagaagaagaagaagaagaagaagaggaaagaTAGAGAAATCTCAACGTACTTGAGTCCAACTTGTTGATTCGTAATCGCCTGGATCATCCCGACCGGAACCAAGTACACCAAAGAGATGAGAAGCGAGAGGATAAACGCCCATACAGGCAACTTGAACACCACCAGTTAGGACCCACCACCTCGTCGAGAATGCGAACAAAAAAGACAGCTTACCTTGGTGTCCCAAACCTCAATCGTGACGATCCCCAGCGCAAACGAGATGAGCCCGAGCACAATGTACCACCATTGCGGAACCTCGGGGTAAGCAAGCATCAAGCGCGAGTGCACGTCGGTTTCGTCTTTCATCGAGGACCGGAACTGGCGCACAATGTCATGGCGGTACCATACTGCCAAAAAGGGTGAGGGTGAGTACAAGGAAACAATGTATGCGGGTAGAGATATGAGACTTGCGCCAGGTATGCACGACGGTCGAAGTCAGTGCTCCAAATGAAAGACCGTACGAAAGTGCAAACGTCATCCTGACCCCACCCAGTTAATGGCGTGTTTCTCCCGTCGAATCGCTTTTAGTGGACTTACGAAATGTACAAGGGCGAATATTGTTTGTCTATGTGTGTTTGTTTAGTCTGGTTATTATCGAGAGAGGAATGCATGCTTACAAGCTTCAACATCAAACTCGCCGTCCCGGATGACATTGGCAGCCTGGTATAGGTTACCCCATCGGTCGAACGCGCCGGGGCTCGAGATGGGAAGTACTTGGAGAAAAAGACGTTGTTGTCTGATGTCGCGGATGAGAGTATGCGACAAGAGTATGAAGGCAAGGACTTACAATACAGGATGGGAGCAATGATCCAGTATACAATGACCAACGCGCCAAACACATTCAGTTCTGCCCAGACTATAGAAAAAAAATTATTGTCAGCAACGTCATCTCAGATCCCACAGTCCATCCAACCCCAGGTCCCACAACCTGTTCGTCTCAAAACGGTCCATCAAGGCCAAGACTCGCTCGTGGGCTTAAGTTCCTGACCCGGTCCCTGACCTCAGACAGCGTAGATCAGGCCCCTAGATCCATCCATCCCATCCAGGTGGCTCTTGCGTCATTCTCACCCCTTGTCCTCGCATTCGCTCCTTGGCCTCTCGTTATCCACTCGCACCTCTTGCCGAACCCGTTCATCACTCGGCCAAACGGCAGTTTGAACCTATGTCCATCCTCTGACCTCCAACCACCCAGCCGATTCCGAATTCCTCCTGTTGTGTTTGGAGCGAATAAAGGACTCACAAGGTGTAACCAGCGGACTGCTGTTGTACGCAACCATGGCCCAGTCGAACGTGATGAACCCCATGCCGAGGCCATGTTGATAGCCAAACAGAGCATTGACGACCGGGTTGTCGGGTGCGATCCAGCAGACCCATGTAAAGTTGCTGAGCGCAGTCTGGTCAATGGCGAGTGAAATTCGGGGTGTGCATAGTTCGAGATGCAAATATCAAAAGGCAACGGAACGGAAGGAGATCGAAGGcgggggaggaggaagaaatgGTGCAAGATGATAATTAGAACCTTAATCGGGGGAACCGAGTGAGACGAGAAGCGAACGCACAAAGAGATATCCGGGTAGAAAGTACCAAGCGGCACTGCCAATGAATGCCAGCGTGAAGAAGCGTTCGCGCGACGTCCGGCCCCCTTCTTCTCGACCATATGTCGAGTGGAGCGTATTGAATAATCTGTGATGGCGAATTAGTGACCCGTATGTCCGAGTCCGACCGAGGCCACTCACGCGGTGTTGACGAGTGTAGCAGGCCAGATCATGGAGCTCGGCCAGACCAAGAAGCGTCTGCATATGCCAGCGAGACTGAAGCCAAACATTTGAGTGGAGATGACGAGGGCAAGCTGGTAGGTGGCCCCCCAATACTGCTGATAAAACAAGCGCTGGGCAGCAATGATGTCTGTTGCATATGCACCGCCGGCGACGACGTTGGCCATGACGGTGATGAGAGTGTGTTCTTTGATGTTGAATGGACCGGGATTGAGGGACCATGTGTATCCGAATGTGGTGATGTGAGCTCTCGGGAGTGTTTTCTCGAGCAATTTACCAGCAGGAAGAGCAACGAGCTGAGCAACGAGGGCTGTTATTTGGACCGATGGATCTGGAGGGAAATCATGAGAATAAATGATGTAAATAAACAAACGAGACTTGCATCGCATGCTGAAGAACTGGTTGAGACCAGCAATGAGGACTGTGAAGATGAGACCGAGGAACCACCTGAGGGAGAGACATGCATGAGCCGACATTCAACGTATGATATCCAACTCACATGCGAAATGTATTTGTCGGCATCGTCGGGTCATCTGTGTTGGCCACTGCAGCTCGAACCTCTGGATACGGCGAGTCATCCTCGAAATCACTGGGAACAGTCAGCCATAGTACACAGTACAAGCAGCTACTCACATGTCGTATTCCATATTATACCTCGAATCAGTCTCGCCTCCATCCTCCGAATTCTTGTCTGTCTTGGTATGTGTCTGTTGCAACGGATATGCTCGCACCACATGCTCGTCGATCACATAGTTTGGCTGGCTCATAGTTAGCACCATGTACCCCTTTGGCCACCGCCAGACTCACATCATTAAGATGTTGATGGGCAATACGATGGGTGAGACTGTGCTCGTCTATGTGTTGTGACGGATGTGGATCCATCGAGGGAGGGGAGGAGCGAGGGAGGGGAAACCAAACCCGCTAACCGTGGCCCCGGCCCGATAAGAGCCCAGACGAGAGACAGTCCATATGCTTCCACGTGCTTCTCCTTAGCCAGGCACATCCACTCCTCCGGGTCCACCAGCCTTATCATCATCATTACTGTCCACTCCTTGTATCTTTATCTTGGCCCTCTCTCTCCCCTCCGCCATCATTTACATGTTCTACCCGAGCTAAGCTCGTACCTCGACGGAACACATCATAACACTACCTATTACCCTTCGTCCAATGGCCGTGGGATGTATTCCTATCGAGGTCGCGCTTCAACTCTATTCGTTAGCGCTCGATCCAAACCGGTGATATTTGCCCATCTATTTTACAAACACATACAGCCTTCGCTTGGCCCTAGTGAAGCCAAACACTTGACGCTCCTCACTTCGATTAAATCGGGTTATATAGAGCAATCAACCCATCTCGCCTAAATTATAATATCGAAATACACTTACGCCACCAGGTCGTACCTCTCCACATGCTCGTGTGTCGATCTTACATCAAGGAGACACAATCTATCAATTCGGTGTATACATCTCTAAATAGGAAGGTTGCCCCCTCCGGTCCCCTTTCTATACGCGCTAGAATTCTCAAGCTCGTTGAAATCCGGAAGCATGTGAAAATACCtatctatatatactggTCGGTGTTGGCCATTCGCCGTGACGCAATAACTTGACATGTACACAAATCCAATCCAAACAAAACCGTGTATGTGAATGATAGAATAGGTTTTGCTCCTTCTTAATAGCATTGTCCATGTGCATTGCCGTAGAGTTTCAGCTCCATTTCTTGCCTCATTTTACTGGTAGAGATGACGCCATCTCTTGGGGCTTCGCGCATGTACACCCCATGGTCAGTATAACGTTCCCTCGTAGAAGTCCCACCCTCCTCTC comes from Rhizoctonia solani chromosome 4, complete sequence and encodes:
- a CDS encoding OPT oligopeptide transporter protein: MDPHPSQHIDEHSLTHRIAHQHLNDPNYVIDEHVVRAYPLQQTHTKTDKNSEDGGETDSRYNMEYDIDFEDDSPYPEVRAAVANTDDPTMPTNTFRMWFLGLIFTVLIAGLNQFFSMRCKSHPSVQITALVAQLVALPAGKLLEKTLPRAHITTFGYTWSLNPGPFNIKEHTLITVMANVVAGGAYATDIIAAQRLFYQQYWGATYQLALVISTQMFGFSLAGICRRFLVWPSSMIWPATLVNTALFNTLHSTYGREEGGRTSRERFFTLAFIGSAAWYFLPGYLFTALSNFTWVCWIAPDNPVVNALFGYQHGLGMGFITFDWAMVAYNSSPLVTPFWAELNVFGALVIVYWIIAPILYYNNVFFSKYFPSRAPARSTDGVTYTRLPMSSGTASLMLKLTNNIRPCTFLWYRHDIVRQFRSSMKDETDVHSRLMLAYPEVPQWWYIVLGLISFALGIVTIEVWDTKLPVWAFILSLLISLVYLVPVGMIQAITNQQVGLNVITELIVGYMLPGKPVAMMIFKTFGYITMTQALAFVSDLSLQYPKNGALELKWWGNTVSERTVDGKALGHLPLTKGSTFGYDTWS